One genomic region from Streptomyces venezuelae encodes:
- a CDS encoding nuclear transport factor 2 family protein — MAEHPDAALVRKGYEAFTKGDTETLRSLMTADCTHHSPGSSRMSGHFKGADNVLAHFGQLMELTNGTFRVEERGIYPDGRGHVMSVHKWHADRGDRGIEMDGGLFFTIVGGKMTDVDECVADIEESDAFWDQAAA; from the coding sequence ATGGCTGAGCACCCTGACGCCGCCCTGGTCCGCAAGGGCTACGAGGCGTTCACCAAGGGCGACACGGAGACCCTGCGGTCACTGATGACCGCGGACTGCACCCACCACTCGCCGGGCAGCAGCCGGATGTCCGGCCACTTCAAGGGAGCGGACAACGTCCTCGCCCACTTCGGGCAGCTCATGGAGCTGACCAACGGCACCTTCCGGGTCGAGGAGCGGGGCATCTACCCGGACGGCCGCGGCCATGTCATGTCGGTGCACAAGTGGCACGCCGACCGCGGGGACCGGGGCATCGAGATGGACGGCGGGCTCTTCTTCACCATCGTCGGCGGCAAGATGACCGATGTGGACGAGTGCGTGGCGGACATCGAGGAGTCCGACGCCTTCTGGGATCAGGCCGCCGCGTAG
- a CDS encoding M23 family metallopeptidase encodes MLSRKSVLLLHRLLWLLFAVQALASVAFDPPYPYGAGWLPALAAAALGIGLVVTGRRRIAAGPRATVEVGPPVVGRWSAMNSPADRTPSHGTHQYGQTYAIDIVEEGEERPRPAFAPLWPLVRRNRDFPAFDAPLLAVADATVVHAEDGQRDHLSRNSLPAVLYLMLIESAVRVLAGARRVTGNHLVLDLGDGTYAMYAHLRRGSLAVRAGDRVVAGQELARCGNSGNSTEPHVHFQLMDGPDLETARGVPFTWRGIGVPANGETFTTPGYAAA; translated from the coding sequence ATGCTTTCGCGTAAGTCCGTACTGCTGCTCCACCGCCTGCTCTGGCTGCTGTTCGCCGTGCAGGCGCTCGCCTCGGTGGCCTTCGACCCGCCGTATCCGTACGGGGCGGGCTGGCTGCCGGCGCTCGCCGCCGCCGCTCTCGGCATCGGCCTCGTCGTGACCGGCCGCCGCCGGATCGCCGCGGGGCCGCGCGCGACGGTCGAGGTGGGCCCGCCCGTCGTCGGCCGCTGGTCCGCGATGAACAGCCCGGCCGACCGGACGCCGAGCCACGGCACGCACCAGTACGGCCAGACGTACGCCATCGACATCGTGGAGGAGGGCGAGGAGCGCCCGCGCCCCGCCTTCGCCCCGCTCTGGCCCCTCGTCCGCCGCAACCGCGACTTCCCGGCCTTCGACGCGCCCCTGCTGGCGGTCGCCGACGCGACCGTCGTGCACGCCGAGGACGGCCAGCGCGACCACCTCAGCCGCAACTCCCTGCCCGCGGTGCTCTATCTGATGCTGATCGAGTCCGCCGTCCGCGTTCTCGCGGGCGCCCGCCGCGTGACCGGCAACCACCTGGTCCTCGACCTCGGCGACGGTACGTACGCGATGTACGCGCACCTGCGGCGCGGCTCGCTGGCGGTCCGTGCTGGCGACCGGGTCGTCGCCGGCCAGGAGCTCGCCCGGTGCGGCAACTCGGGCAACTCCACCGAGCCCCACGTCCACTTCCAGCTGATGGACGGCCCGGACCTGGAGACGGCCAGGGGCGTCCCCTTCACCTGGCGCGGCATCGGCGTGCCGGCGAACGGCGAGACGTTCACGACGCCGGGCTACGCGGCGGCCTGA
- a CDS encoding ArsR/SmtB family transcription factor: protein MELEERVAELERRMAALEGAEHPAPEAVDATFWALEGFKAELAEAGERGADGGVLFTGSVRLPTDERYEWQFGALTERLLDEEWAGAADSFAALGHPVRLRLLREILGGRRTAAELAESAEIGTTGQIYHHLKQLTGAGWLHTTGRGRYEVPGARVVPLLVMLTAARP from the coding sequence ATGGAGCTGGAAGAGCGGGTGGCCGAGCTGGAACGGCGCATGGCCGCCCTTGAGGGTGCCGAGCACCCCGCACCCGAGGCCGTCGACGCCACCTTCTGGGCCCTGGAGGGGTTCAAGGCGGAGCTCGCCGAGGCCGGGGAGCGGGGCGCCGACGGCGGTGTGCTGTTCACGGGTTCGGTCCGGCTGCCGACCGACGAGCGGTACGAGTGGCAGTTCGGCGCGCTCACCGAGCGGCTGCTCGACGAGGAGTGGGCCGGGGCGGCGGACTCCTTCGCCGCGCTCGGTCATCCCGTACGGCTCAGGCTGCTGCGGGAGATCCTCGGCGGCCGTCGGACCGCCGCCGAACTGGCGGAGTCGGCGGAGATCGGCACGACCGGCCAGATCTACCACCACCTGAAGCAGCTGACCGGCGCGGGCTGGCTGCACACCACGGGCCGTGGCCGCTACGAGGTCCCCGGGGCCCGGGTCGTCCCGCTCCTGGTGATGCTCACCGCCGCCCGCCCGTAG
- the purL gene encoding phosphoribosylformylglycinamidine synthase subunit PurL: protein MSLDTVKHASETPDSEQPWKELGLKEDEYARIREILGRRPTGAELAMYSVMWSEHCSYKSSKVHLKQFGEKVPENDAMLVGIGENAGVVDVGQGYAVTFKVESHNHPSYIEPYQGAATGVGGIVRDILAMGARPVAVVDPLRFGAADHPDTKRVLPGVVAGIGGYGNCLGLPNIGGEVVFDSCYQGNPLVNAGCIGVMKHEDIHLAKASGPGNKVILYGARTGGDGIGGVSVLASETFDDTKPAKRPAVQVGDPFQEKLLIECTLEIFKEKLVAGIQDLGGAGLSCATSELASAGSGGMHVDLEKVHLRDATLSPEEILMSESQERMCAIVEPQHVDRFLEICEKWDVIAVVIGEVTDGERLEIFWHGEQIVDVPPRSVAHEGPTYHRPFARPDWQDALQADDAGKLPRPQNGEELKDQVLKLVSSPNQASKSWITDQYDRFVQGNTVLAQPEDAGMVRIDEETNLGVAMATDGNGRYAKLDPYTGAQLALAEAYRNVAASGAKPLAISDCLNFGSPEDPAVMWQFAEATRGLADGCLQLGTPVTGGNVSLYNQTGETAIHPTPVVAVLGVIDDVNRRTPIAFAEEGQLLYLLGDTREELGGSAWSEVIHQHLGGMPPAVDLDREKLLGEILISASRDGMIDAAHDLSDGGLVQAVVESCLRGGNGARLVVPEGLDAFTFLFSESAGRAVVAVPRSEELRFTDMCGARGLPATRIGVVDGDAVDVQGEFALSLEELRTAHEATIPGLLA, encoded by the coding sequence ATGAGCCTCGACACCGTCAAGCACGCGAGCGAGACGCCGGACAGCGAGCAGCCCTGGAAGGAGCTCGGCCTCAAGGAGGACGAGTACGCGCGCATCCGCGAGATCCTGGGCCGCCGTCCCACCGGCGCCGAGCTCGCCATGTACTCGGTCATGTGGTCCGAGCACTGCTCCTACAAGAGCAGCAAGGTCCACCTGAAGCAGTTCGGCGAGAAGGTCCCGGAGAACGACGCCATGCTCGTCGGCATCGGCGAGAACGCCGGCGTCGTCGACGTGGGCCAGGGGTACGCGGTCACCTTCAAGGTCGAGTCGCACAACCACCCCTCGTACATCGAGCCCTACCAGGGCGCGGCCACCGGCGTCGGCGGCATCGTCCGCGACATCCTCGCCATGGGCGCCCGCCCGGTCGCGGTCGTCGACCCGCTGCGCTTCGGTGCGGCCGACCACCCCGACACCAAGCGCGTGCTGCCCGGTGTCGTCGCCGGCATCGGCGGCTACGGCAACTGCCTGGGCCTGCCGAACATCGGTGGCGAGGTCGTCTTCGACTCCTGCTACCAGGGCAACCCGCTGGTCAACGCCGGCTGCATCGGCGTGATGAAGCACGAGGACATCCACCTCGCCAAGGCCTCGGGCCCGGGCAACAAGGTCATCCTCTACGGCGCCCGCACGGGCGGCGACGGCATCGGCGGCGTCTCGGTCCTCGCGTCCGAGACCTTCGACGACACGAAGCCGGCCAAGCGCCCCGCCGTCCAGGTCGGCGACCCCTTCCAGGAGAAGCTCCTCATCGAGTGCACCCTGGAGATCTTCAAGGAGAAGCTCGTCGCGGGCATCCAGGACCTCGGCGGCGCCGGGCTCTCCTGCGCCACGTCCGAGCTGGCCTCCGCGGGCTCCGGCGGCATGCACGTCGACCTCGAGAAGGTCCACCTGCGCGACGCCACGCTCTCGCCCGAGGAAATCCTCATGAGCGAGTCGCAGGAGCGCATGTGCGCGATCGTCGAGCCGCAGCACGTCGACCGCTTCCTGGAGATCTGCGAGAAGTGGGACGTCATCGCGGTCGTCATCGGTGAGGTGACGGACGGCGAGCGCCTGGAGATCTTCTGGCACGGCGAGCAGATCGTCGACGTGCCGCCGCGCTCCGTCGCCCACGAGGGCCCGACCTACCACCGGCCGTTCGCGCGCCCGGACTGGCAGGACGCGCTCCAGGCCGACGACGCCGGCAAGCTGCCCCGGCCGCAGAACGGCGAGGAGCTGAAGGACCAGGTCCTGAAGCTGGTCTCCTCCCCGAACCAGGCGTCGAAGTCCTGGATCACGGACCAGTACGACCGGTTCGTGCAGGGCAACACGGTCCTGGCGCAGCCCGAGGACGCGGGCATGGTCCGTATCGACGAGGAGACCAACCTCGGCGTGGCCATGGCGACCGACGGCAACGGCCGGTACGCGAAGCTCGACCCGTACACGGGTGCGCAGCTCGCGCTGGCGGAGGCCTACCGCAACGTCGCCGCGTCCGGCGCCAAGCCGCTGGCCATCTCGGACTGCCTGAACTTCGGTTCGCCCGAGGACCCGGCCGTGATGTGGCAGTTCGCCGAGGCCACCCGTGGTCTCGCGGACGGCTGCCTCCAGCTCGGCACCCCGGTCACCGGTGGCAACGTCTCCCTGTACAACCAGACGGGCGAGACCGCGATCCACCCGACGCCGGTCGTGGCCGTGCTCGGTGTGATCGACGACGTCAACCGCCGTACGCCGATCGCCTTCGCGGAAGAGGGCCAGCTCCTCTACCTGCTCGGCGACACGCGTGAGGAGCTCGGCGGTTCGGCCTGGTCCGAGGTGATCCACCAGCACCTCGGTGGCATGCCGCCGGCCGTGGACCTCGACCGCGAGAAGCTGCTCGGCGAGATCCTGATCTCGGCCTCCCGCGACGGCATGATCGACGCGGCGCACGACCTGTCCGACGGCGGTCTCGTGCAGGCGGTCGTCGAGTCCTGCCTGCGCGGCGGGAACGGCGCGCGCCTGGTCGTCCCGGAGGGCCTGGACGCCTTCACCTTCCTCTTCAGCGAGTCGGCGGGCCGTGCGGTCGTCGCCGTCCCGCGCAGCGAGGAGCTCCGCTTCACCGACATGTGCGGTGCGCGGGGTCTGCCGGCGACCCGGATCGGTGTCGTCGACGGTGACGCGGTGGACGTCCAGGGCGAGTTCGCGCTCTCCCTGGAGGAGCTGCGTACGGCCCACGAGGCGACGATCCCGGGCCTGCTGGCCTGA
- the purQ gene encoding phosphoribosylformylglycinamidine synthase subunit PurQ, which produces MTARIGVVTFPGTLDDQDALRAARLAGAEPVSLWHRDKDLKQVDAVVLAGGFSYGDYLRAGAISRFSPVMESIIEQAKAGMPVLGICNGFQILTEAHLLPGAMLRNNHLHFICRDQKLRVENAETAWTSDYERGQEIEVPLKNMDGRYVADERTLDELEAEGRVAFRYLDMNPNGSLRDIAGITNAAGNVVGLMPHPEHAVEPLVGTGKTDGLGFFTSILKKLVNA; this is translated from the coding sequence GTGACCGCACGCATCGGCGTCGTCACGTTCCCCGGAACTCTCGACGATCAGGACGCGCTGCGCGCCGCCCGCCTCGCGGGCGCCGAGCCCGTCTCGCTCTGGCACCGCGACAAGGACCTCAAGCAGGTCGACGCCGTGGTTCTCGCCGGCGGCTTCTCCTACGGCGACTACCTGCGGGCCGGAGCGATCTCCCGCTTCTCGCCGGTGATGGAGAGCATCATCGAGCAGGCCAAGGCGGGCATGCCCGTCCTCGGCATCTGCAACGGCTTCCAGATCCTCACCGAGGCCCATCTGCTGCCGGGCGCGATGCTGCGCAACAACCACCTCCACTTCATCTGCCGCGACCAGAAGCTGCGGGTGGAGAACGCGGAGACCGCCTGGACGTCCGACTACGAGCGGGGCCAGGAGATCGAGGTCCCGCTCAAGAACATGGACGGCCGGTACGTCGCCGACGAGCGCACGCTCGACGAGCTGGAGGCCGAGGGGCGGGTGGCCTTCCGCTACCTGGACATGAACCCCAACGGCTCGCTGCGCGACATCGCGGGCATCACCAACGCCGCGGGCAACGTGGTCGGCCTCATGCCGCACCCGGAGCACGCCGTCGAGCCGCTGGTCGGTACCGGCAAGACGGACGGCCTCGGTTTCTTCACCTCGATCCTCAAGAAGCTGGTCAACGCCTGA
- the purS gene encoding phosphoribosylformylglycinamidine synthase subunit PurS, whose translation MARVVVDVMLKPEILDPQGQAVQRALPRLGFAGIADVRQGKRFELEVEGPVDDAALARIHEMAETFLANTVIEDFVVKVES comes from the coding sequence GTGGCACGCGTCGTAGTCGACGTCATGCTCAAGCCGGAGATTCTGGACCCTCAGGGGCAGGCGGTGCAGCGTGCACTGCCCCGCCTGGGATTCGCCGGAATCGCCGACGTCCGTCAGGGGAAGCGCTTCGAGCTGGAGGTGGAGGGGCCGGTCGACGACGCCGCCCTCGCCCGCATCCATGAGATGGCCGAAACCTTCCTTGCCAACACCGTGATCGAAGACTTCGTCGTGAAGGTCGAGTCGTGA
- a CDS encoding histone-like nucleoid-structuring protein Lsr2 translates to MAQRVVVTLSDDIDGGDAAETVAFGLDGKMYEIDLNAANAKKLRKTLAPYLAAGRKQSAGTKGGPGGAKGSAGGPKGGAETYTRTSLAPDPAAVRAWAQSNKMDVPARGRIPKKVYEAFHAAS, encoded by the coding sequence GTGGCTCAGCGTGTGGTGGTCACTCTCTCCGATGACATCGACGGCGGAGATGCTGCTGAGACGGTCGCGTTCGGCCTCGACGGGAAGATGTACGAGATCGACCTGAATGCTGCCAATGCAAAGAAACTCCGCAAGACCCTCGCCCCCTACCTCGCGGCCGGCCGCAAGCAGTCGGCGGGCACGAAGGGCGGACCGGGAGGCGCGAAGGGCTCGGCCGGCGGACCGAAGGGCGGGGCCGAGACCTACACCCGCACCTCGCTCGCGCCCGACCCGGCGGCGGTCCGCGCCTGGGCCCAGTCCAACAAGATGGACGTGCCCGCCAGGGGCCGCATCCCGAAGAAGGTCTACGAGGCGTTCCACGCCGCGAGCTGA
- a CDS encoding ABC transporter ATP-binding protein yields the protein MTNAIEAEGLRRGYSGGFEAVRGISFTVPHGEIFALLGTNGAGKTSTVELLEGLAAPSAGTARVLGHDPYKERAVVRPRIGVMLQEGGFPSDLTVAETVRMWAGCTTGARPTGEALEAVGLGSRHRVRIKQLSGGERRRLDLALALLGRPEVLFLDEPTTGLDAEGRRDTWNLVRRLRDEGTTVLLTTHYLEEAESLADRLAIMHQGRIVLTGTPDEVTAARPARIRFTLPEGVAPARLPLSLKAAAHGRRVEIRTHALQDALGELLGWAHEAGVRLDGLDARSATLEEAFLEIASRTEALDQDLNGDLTADLEGLR from the coding sequence ATGACCAACGCGATCGAAGCGGAAGGCCTGCGCCGCGGCTACTCCGGCGGCTTCGAGGCCGTGCGCGGCATCTCCTTCACCGTCCCCCACGGCGAGATCTTCGCCCTCCTCGGCACCAACGGCGCCGGCAAGACCTCCACGGTCGAACTCCTGGAGGGCCTCGCCGCCCCCAGCGCCGGAACCGCCCGCGTCCTCGGCCACGACCCGTACAAGGAACGGGCCGTCGTCCGCCCCCGCATCGGGGTCATGCTCCAGGAGGGCGGCTTCCCCAGCGATCTGACCGTGGCCGAGACCGTACGGATGTGGGCGGGCTGCACCACCGGCGCCCGGCCCACCGGCGAGGCCCTGGAGGCCGTCGGCCTCGGCTCCCGCCACCGGGTCCGGATCAAGCAACTCTCCGGCGGCGAACGGCGACGCCTCGATCTGGCCCTCGCGCTCCTCGGCCGCCCCGAGGTCCTCTTCCTCGACGAGCCGACCACCGGACTCGACGCCGAAGGACGGCGCGACACCTGGAACCTCGTGCGGAGACTGCGCGACGAGGGGACGACCGTGCTCCTCACCACGCACTACCTGGAGGAGGCCGAGTCCCTGGCGGACCGGCTCGCGATCATGCACCAGGGGCGGATCGTGCTCACCGGCACCCCGGACGAGGTCACCGCCGCCCGGCCCGCCCGCATCCGCTTCACCCTCCCCGAGGGAGTCGCGCCCGCCCGCCTGCCGCTCTCCCTGAAGGCCGCCGCCCATGGCCGGCGCGTGGAGATCCGTACCCACGCGCTGCAGGACGCGCTCGGCGAACTCCTCGGCTGGGCCCACGAGGCCGGCGTACGGCTCGACGGGCTCGACGCCCGCTCGGCCACCCTCGAAGAGGCGTTCCTGGAGATCGCCTCCCGCACCGAAGCCCTGGACCAGGACCTGAACGGGGACCTGACGGCGGACCTGGAGGGTCTCCGATGA
- a CDS encoding ABC transporter permease, which produces MNATARRMTSLGRAELTLLGRNKNNLFIALLMPLLMILVLRSSLGQMSPEELPGGMAGTTLIGGTGMVLVLVVYMGLVSALVARREELVLKRLRTGEATDLEILGGAALPSTAIALVQCVVLSVGGALVLDVPAPRRPDLLVLGLLAAVLLLAGLAAATTAITRNVESAGLTTLPFFLISAMGSGLMVPRDLLPDLVASLTQLLPFSGVMEFVRAGWLGVGDTKHLVTAALTTLAWGVLTVFAVRKWFRWEPRR; this is translated from the coding sequence ATGAACGCGACCGCACGCCGGATGACCTCCCTCGGACGGGCCGAACTCACCCTCCTCGGGCGGAACAAGAACAACCTCTTCATCGCCCTCCTGATGCCGCTGCTGATGATCCTCGTCCTGCGGTCCTCGCTCGGGCAGATGAGCCCGGAGGAGCTGCCCGGCGGCATGGCCGGCACCACCCTCATCGGCGGGACCGGCATGGTCCTCGTCCTCGTCGTCTACATGGGCCTCGTCTCCGCACTCGTGGCCCGACGCGAGGAGCTCGTCCTCAAGCGGCTGCGCACCGGCGAGGCGACCGACCTGGAGATCCTCGGCGGCGCCGCGCTCCCCTCCACCGCCATCGCCCTCGTCCAGTGCGTCGTCCTGTCCGTCGGCGGCGCCCTCGTCCTCGACGTCCCCGCGCCGCGCCGGCCGGACCTGCTCGTCCTCGGCCTGCTCGCCGCGGTCCTGCTGCTCGCCGGACTGGCCGCCGCGACCACCGCCATCACGCGGAACGTCGAGAGCGCGGGCCTCACCACCCTGCCGTTCTTCCTGATCTCCGCCATGGGCTCGGGACTGATGGTCCCCCGCGACCTCCTGCCGGACCTGGTCGCGAGCCTCACCCAACTGCTGCCGTTCAGCGGGGTCATGGAGTTCGTCCGGGCCGGATGGCTCGGCGTCGGCGACACCAAGCACCTCGTGACCGCCGCGCTCACCACACTGGCCTGGGGCGTCCTCACCGTGTTTGCTGTCCGGAAGTGGTTCCGCTGGGAACCCCGCAGGTAG
- a CDS encoding sensor histidine kinase, which produces MSRLTGWWSRRGSAAKVELYTRWSFHFFTVIEIGSIALVPLSEAGDGLTARPLGLPLGLALALFVCAHAVLTAVLSSRALDWALDRRDRPVRLATALVVLTAGGALTVIALRATGVLTDPAVGTAVVTGIVVFSLGGLVLCVRRPRRMLYVVPAVALATGGAIAALGLHPAEGLGSAIGILLGGYGLAAACGFSGWLMKIVWELERSRDLKARLAVAEERLRFGRDLHDVMGRNLSVIALKSELAVQLARRERPEAVDQMIEVQRIARESQREVRDVVRGYREADLRVELEGARGVLGAAGIDCAIASPFSPSFGPAGPALPDEVQSALGWVVRETTTNVLRHGDARRCAISVREEEDEVLLTVENDGAGQPAGAGTRECSGLGSELGSDRGAGLGSDRGAGLGSGGGSGLAGLRERLAAVGGTLEAGPAGDGTFRVAARVPLPRTPGTSGAKVGR; this is translated from the coding sequence GTGTCCAGGCTGACGGGGTGGTGGAGCCGGCGCGGCAGTGCGGCCAAGGTGGAGCTGTACACACGGTGGAGCTTCCACTTCTTCACGGTGATCGAGATCGGCTCCATCGCCCTGGTGCCGCTCTCGGAAGCAGGTGACGGCCTGACGGCCCGCCCCCTCGGCCTCCCCCTGGGCCTCGCGCTCGCGCTGTTCGTCTGCGCGCACGCCGTGCTGACCGCCGTGCTCTCCTCGCGCGCCCTGGACTGGGCCCTGGACCGGCGCGACCGGCCGGTCCGGCTCGCGACCGCGCTCGTCGTCCTGACGGCGGGCGGTGCGCTGACCGTGATCGCGCTGCGGGCCACGGGGGTGCTCACAGATCCCGCGGTCGGCACCGCCGTCGTCACCGGCATCGTCGTGTTCTCCCTGGGCGGCCTCGTGCTCTGCGTGCGCCGGCCCCGGCGCATGCTGTACGTCGTCCCGGCCGTCGCACTCGCGACCGGCGGCGCCATCGCGGCGCTGGGCCTCCATCCGGCCGAGGGCCTCGGCTCCGCGATCGGGATCCTCCTGGGCGGCTACGGCCTCGCCGCCGCCTGCGGCTTCTCCGGCTGGCTGATGAAGATCGTCTGGGAGCTGGAGCGCTCCCGCGACCTGAAGGCCCGGCTCGCGGTCGCCGAGGAACGGCTCCGCTTCGGCCGCGACCTGCACGACGTCATGGGCCGGAACCTGTCGGTCATCGCCCTCAAGAGCGAGCTCGCCGTCCAGCTCGCCCGGCGCGAACGCCCCGAGGCCGTCGACCAGATGATCGAGGTGCAGCGCATCGCCCGGGAGTCCCAGCGGGAGGTCCGCGACGTCGTACGCGGCTACCGCGAGGCGGACCTGCGGGTGGAGCTGGAGGGCGCCCGGGGCGTCCTCGGCGCGGCCGGGATCGACTGCGCCATCGCCTCGCCGTTCTCCCCGTCCTTCGGCCCGGCCGGGCCCGCCCTCCCCGACGAGGTGCAGTCGGCGCTCGGGTGGGTGGTCCGGGAGACGACGACGAACGTCCTGCGGCACGGGGACGCGCGGCGCTGCGCGATCTCCGTCCGCGAGGAGGAGGACGAGGTGCTGCTGACCGTGGAGAACGACGGGGCGGGGCAACCGGCCGGGGCCGGTACGCGGGAGTGTTCGGGGCTCGGGTCGGAGCTCGGGTCCGACAGAGGTGCAGGGCTCGGGTCCGACAGAGGTGCAGGGCTCGGGTCCGGTGGTGGTTCGGGGCTCGCGGGGCTCCGGGAACGGCTCGCGGCCGTCGGCGGGACCCTGGAGGCGGGGCCGGCCGGCGACGGGACCTTCCGGGTGGCGGCCCGGGTCCCCCTGCCCCGTACACCCGGCACGTCCGGTGCGAAGGTGGGCAGATGA
- a CDS encoding response regulator transcription factor, producing MTVPAPAPVRVLLADDEHLIRGALAALLGLEDDLVVVAEAATGPEALAMARAHQPDVAVLDLQMPGADGVTVATVLRDELPGCRTMIVTGHGRPGHLKRALSAGVRGFVPKTVSAQRLAEIIRTVHAGNRYVDPELASDAIAAGDSPLTAREAEVLELSADGAPVTEIARRASLSPGTVRNYLSSAAAKLGAENRHTAVRLAQAKGWV from the coding sequence ATGACCGTCCCCGCTCCCGCCCCCGTGCGCGTCCTGCTCGCCGACGACGAGCATCTGATCCGCGGCGCGCTCGCCGCGCTGCTCGGCCTGGAGGACGACCTCGTCGTCGTCGCCGAGGCCGCGACCGGCCCGGAGGCGCTCGCCATGGCCCGCGCCCACCAGCCCGACGTCGCCGTGCTCGATCTGCAGATGCCGGGCGCCGACGGTGTGACGGTCGCCACGGTCCTGCGGGACGAACTGCCCGGCTGCCGCACCATGATCGTGACCGGTCACGGCCGCCCCGGACATCTCAAGCGGGCCCTCTCCGCCGGCGTCCGGGGCTTCGTCCCGAAGACCGTCAGCGCCCAGCGGCTCGCCGAGATCATCCGCACCGTGCACGCCGGAAACCGTTACGTGGACCCGGAGTTGGCGTCCGACGCCATCGCCGCCGGTGACTCCCCGCTGACCGCCCGGGAGGCCGAGGTCCTCGAACTCTCCGCCGACGGAGCACCCGTCACGGAGATCGCCCGGCGCGCCTCGCTGTCCCCCGGAACCGTCCGGAACTACCTCTCCTCTGCCGCCGCGAAGCTCGGTGCCGAGAACCGTCACACGGCGGTGCGTCTCGCGCAGGCGAAAGGTTGGGTATAG
- a CDS encoding phosphoribosylaminoimidazolesuccinocarboxamide synthase, with amino-acid sequence MSGFVEKPEPVQVPGLTHLHTGKVRDLYRNEAGDLVMVASDRMSAYDWVLPTEIPDKGRVLTQLSLWWFDRLSDLVPHHVLSTELPAGAPADWAGRTLVCKSLNMVPVECVARGYLTGSGLAEYDESRTVCGLELPEGLSDGSELPDPIFTPATKAAVGDHDENVSFEEVARQVGEDTAALLRRTTLAVYSRARDIARERGIILADTKFEFGFESTPDGDRLVIADEVLTPDSSRFWPADQWQPGRAQPSYDKQFVRDWLTSPASGWDRKSETPPPPLPQEIVDATRAKYLEAYELLTGEAWSDSF; translated from the coding sequence GTGTCCGGATTCGTAGAAAAGCCCGAACCTGTCCAGGTCCCGGGCCTCACCCATCTCCACACGGGCAAGGTCCGCGACCTGTACCGGAACGAGGCGGGCGACCTCGTCATGGTGGCGAGCGACCGCATGTCCGCGTACGACTGGGTCCTGCCCACCGAGATCCCCGACAAGGGCCGGGTCCTCACCCAGCTCTCCCTGTGGTGGTTCGACCGGCTCTCCGACCTGGTCCCGCACCACGTCCTCTCCACCGAGCTCCCGGCCGGTGCCCCCGCCGACTGGGCCGGCCGCACCCTGGTCTGCAAGTCGCTGAACATGGTCCCGGTCGAGTGCGTCGCCCGCGGCTACCTCACGGGCTCCGGCCTCGCGGAGTACGACGAGTCCCGCACGGTCTGCGGCCTCGAACTCCCCGAGGGGCTCAGCGACGGCTCCGAGCTGCCCGACCCGATCTTCACCCCGGCGACCAAGGCCGCCGTCGGCGACCACGACGAGAACGTCTCCTTCGAGGAGGTCGCCCGCCAGGTCGGCGAGGACACGGCCGCGCTGCTGCGCCGGACGACCCTCGCCGTCTACTCGCGGGCCCGGGACATCGCCCGCGAGCGCGGGATCATCCTGGCCGACACCAAGTTCGAGTTCGGCTTCGAGAGCACCCCGGACGGCGACCGCCTGGTCATCGCGGACGAGGTCCTCACCCCGGACTCCTCGCGCTTCTGGCCGGCCGACCAGTGGCAGCCGGGCCGCGCCCAGCCCTCGTACGACAAGCAGTTCGTGCGGGACTGGCTGACGTCCCCGGCCTCGGGCTGGGACCGCAAGAGCGAGACGCCCCCGCCGCCGCTCCCGCAGGAGATCGTGGACGCGACGCGCGCCAAGTACCTGGAGGCGTACGAACTTCTGACCGGCGAGGCCTGGTCCGACAGCTTCTAG